A window of Gemmatimonadota bacterium contains these coding sequences:
- the larE gene encoding ATP-dependent sacrificial sulfur transferase LarE: MSQTLSDRLDRAADLLRDCESVVVGFSGGVDSALVARLAVDVLGTNRVLAVTGLSAAVPEVQRRAARTFAAEQGIPHLEVETRELERERYVRNEGDRCYHCKSVLWPALREVARGRGLRTLVDGANADDLWDYRPGGRAGTEHGVRSPLAQAGIDKAGVRTASRRLGLSTWDAPAAPCLASRLAYGVSVTADRLGQVERAEDGLRALGFVEVRVRHHGDCARVELAPAELATAGARAHAIAGALRRAGFARVLLDVEGYRRGALNESLPLVELRRGRVA, encoded by the coding sequence ATGTCCCAGACGCTTTCCGACCGCCTCGACCGGGCCGCAGACCTCCTTCGGGACTGCGAATCGGTCGTCGTCGGTTTCTCCGGCGGCGTGGACTCCGCGCTCGTCGCGCGCCTGGCGGTCGACGTCCTGGGGACCAACAGGGTGCTGGCGGTCACGGGGCTGAGCGCGGCCGTGCCCGAGGTGCAGCGGCGCGCGGCACGAACGTTCGCGGCGGAGCAGGGCATCCCGCACCTGGAGGTCGAGACCCGCGAGCTGGAGCGAGAGCGCTACGTCCGCAACGAGGGCGACAGGTGCTACCACTGCAAGAGCGTGCTGTGGCCCGCGCTGCGAGAAGTCGCTCGCGGCAGGGGGCTCAGGACGTTGGTGGACGGGGCCAACGCGGACGACCTGTGGGACTACCGGCCGGGCGGCCGCGCGGGGACCGAGCACGGCGTGCGCTCGCCGCTCGCGCAGGCCGGCATCGACAAGGCCGGGGTGCGGACGGCGTCGCGGCGGCTCGGCCTGAGCACGTGGGACGCCCCCGCCGCGCCGTGCCTCGCGAGTCGGCTGGCCTACGGCGTGAGCGTGACCGCCGATCGGCTGGGGCAGGTAGAGCGCGCGGAGGACGGCTTGAGGGCGCTCGGGTTCGTCGAAGTCAGGGTGCGCCACCACGGCGACTGCGCGCGCGTCGAGCTGGCCCCCGCGGAGCTGGCCACGGCTGGCGCCCGGGCCCACGCGATCGCCGGCGCCCTCCGCCGCGCCGGCTTCGCGCGAGTGCTGCTGGACGTGGAGGGTTACAGGCGCGGCGCGCTCAACGAATCACTGCCGCTGGTGGAGCTGCGGCGCGGGCGCGTGGCGTGA
- the thpR gene encoding RNA 2',3'-cyclic phosphodiesterase, whose product MRLFAAIAVPAKERRRLHKAATALRDAELPVRWVDVAAIHMTLKYLGEVPKDRVGLVRSSLATVAAKSRPFQVTLGGFGAFPSLRKPRIIWAGAYASPELRCLKHDLEWEFAGLGYEREARAFHPHLTLGRARPEAAAGDFRDLEDLVEPLKYQGALSVHSVVLLRSTLGSEGAVYETIDTVRLGEAAPAKASA is encoded by the coding sequence ATGAGACTTTTCGCAGCCATCGCGGTTCCGGCCAAGGAACGCAGGCGCCTGCACAAGGCGGCGACCGCGTTACGCGACGCCGAGCTACCCGTCCGCTGGGTGGACGTCGCGGCCATCCATATGACGCTCAAGTACCTGGGCGAGGTACCGAAGGACCGCGTGGGCCTGGTGCGCAGCTCGCTCGCGACGGTGGCGGCGAAGTCGCGGCCGTTCCAGGTCACGCTCGGCGGCTTCGGCGCCTTCCCCAGCCTGCGCAAGCCGCGCATCATCTGGGCGGGGGCGTACGCATCACCGGAGCTGCGCTGCCTCAAGCACGACCTGGAGTGGGAGTTCGCCGGACTCGGCTACGAACGGGAGGCCCGGGCGTTCCATCCGCATCTGACCCTCGGTCGAGCCAGGCCCGAGGCGGCCGCCGGTGACTTCCGCGACCTCGAGGATCTCGTCGAGCCGCTGAAGTACCAGGGCGCTCTATCGGTGCACTCGGTCGTGCTCCTGCGTAGCACGCTGGGGTCCGAGGGCGCCGTCTACGAGACGATCGACACCGTCCGGTTGGGGGAAGCCGCGCCGGCGAAAGCGAGCGCCTGA
- a CDS encoding sigma-54 dependent transcriptional regulator produces the protein MAEILIVDDEDGVRRALRQLLEYEGHEVREAGTGGEALTSVEGAAPDLVFLDVKMPRVDGLEILPRIHDIEPGVPVVMISGHGTIETAVEATRLGAWDFLEKPLDTDRVLVTLRNALERSGLERENERLRGEVESRHEIVGDSAAIQAVLDRVEKVAPTDARVLISGENGTGKELVARALHRLSPRSDAPFVEVNCAAIPAELIESELFGHMKGSFTGAIADHAGKFEQADGGTLFLDEIGDMSPAAQSKVLRALQEGIITRVGGAAPIQVDVRVVAATNKDLEHEIQEGRFREDLYFRLNVVPIHLPPLRERSGDIAPLVKHFATAAAEQQRLPRRTLTASALDRLAEMPWPGNVRELRNTVERLMILAAGDEIGEGDVQRLGGAGREQAVGAFGLLDAENFADFKARAERAYILARLRDNDWNVSETARSIDMPRSNLYKKIEKYGIVREETA, from the coding sequence GTGGCCGAAATTCTCATCGTCGACGACGAGGACGGGGTCCGCCGCGCTCTGCGCCAACTGCTCGAGTACGAGGGTCACGAGGTGCGCGAGGCGGGGACCGGTGGCGAGGCGCTGACGTCGGTCGAAGGGGCTGCGCCGGACCTGGTGTTCCTGGACGTCAAGATGCCGCGCGTCGACGGGCTGGAGATTCTGCCGCGCATCCACGACATCGAGCCCGGCGTACCGGTGGTCATGATCAGCGGGCACGGCACCATCGAGACCGCCGTCGAAGCCACCCGACTGGGCGCCTGGGACTTCCTGGAAAAGCCGCTGGACACCGACCGCGTGCTGGTCACCCTGCGCAACGCGCTGGAGCGCAGTGGGCTGGAGCGGGAAAACGAGCGCCTGCGTGGCGAGGTGGAGTCCCGGCACGAGATCGTCGGCGACAGCGCCGCGATTCAAGCCGTGCTGGACAGGGTGGAGAAGGTGGCCCCGACCGACGCGCGCGTGCTGATCAGCGGCGAAAACGGCACCGGCAAGGAACTGGTCGCGCGCGCGCTGCACCGCCTGTCGCCCAGGAGCGACGCACCCTTCGTCGAGGTGAACTGCGCGGCCATCCCCGCGGAGCTCATCGAGAGCGAGCTGTTCGGCCACATGAAGGGCTCGTTCACGGGCGCGATAGCCGATCACGCCGGCAAGTTCGAGCAGGCGGACGGCGGCACGCTTTTCCTGGACGAAATAGGCGACATGAGCCCCGCCGCGCAGTCCAAGGTGCTGCGCGCCTTGCAGGAGGGGATCATCACGCGCGTGGGGGGCGCGGCGCCGATTCAGGTGGACGTGCGCGTGGTCGCGGCGACGAACAAGGACCTGGAGCACGAGATCCAGGAGGGCCGCTTCCGCGAAGACTTGTATTTCCGCCTGAACGTGGTGCCGATCCATCTGCCGCCGCTGCGCGAGCGCAGCGGGGACATCGCGCCGCTGGTGAAGCACTTCGCGACGGCCGCGGCGGAGCAGCAGCGGCTGCCCAGACGCACCCTGACGGCGTCCGCGCTGGACAGGCTCGCCGAGATGCCCTGGCCCGGCAACGTGCGCGAGTTGCGCAATACCGTGGAGCGCCTGATGATCCTCGCCGCGGGCGACGAGATCGGCGAGGGCGACGTACAGCGATTGGGCGGCGCGGGGCGCGAGCAGGCGGTCGGCGCGTTCGGACTCCTCGACGCGGAGAACTTCGCGGACTTCAAGGCGCGCGCCGA